From Streptomyces sp. TLI_053, a single genomic window includes:
- a CDS encoding NB-ARC domain-containing protein, with protein sequence MDRLLAEQPPAAQVLVVTGTAGVGKTSLALHWAHAVRERFPDGQLYANLRGYDPQEPISSAQVLERFLRALAVPAAAIPTDPEALESTYRSMVAGRRMLILLDNASRAAQVRPLLPGAPGCLVVVTSRHRLSGLGVREGARHLTLDVLAEHDAVELLRAVTGDYRSGDDPSELAQLARLCACLPLALRIAAERAAGRPRMLLDGLIQDLRDESGLWDALSSEDEEESEAVRSVFAWSYRALPADSARLFRMLGLHPTGEFSTSAAAALLGSSIRHTRRSLDGLLATHMVEQTAPDRFRFHDLLRAYAIDQAKHEQEAEESERAIRRVVAWYLHTADAAQERTAPHEPRVRLARLEPDVEPGAFQGETEAMLWFETERDNLVAATRTATVIGLDEVAWQLPVVLRAFYMVRNPFQEWFATSRLGLAAARRCGDRHAQAELHESLGMAYTQSSRLDRAAEQYRTALELRRELGDPGGEALTLNGLGFLSLRQRRLLEARDAFTHARALFRSLDDAYWEPRAAVNLAEAHLDLEALAEAEPLIRFGLETFRDRADRWAEGNALCLLSRLQLGRAQADEAVASAQRAVDLAAELGSAVAEGHWLTQLGHAQRAADRPDGALVSYQRAAVLQRRLGDRSREALAWDGTGLAYLALGRAREAGEFHRSALAAHRDLGDHWQWAVSLCHLADALEHDEVPSVVRQYRQEALTLLDDFTDPSARRLREQLTSRLGGAV encoded by the coding sequence ATGGATCGTCTGCTGGCCGAGCAGCCGCCCGCCGCGCAGGTCCTCGTGGTCACCGGAACGGCCGGGGTCGGCAAGACCTCATTGGCGCTCCACTGGGCGCACGCAGTCCGGGAACGCTTCCCGGACGGGCAGTTGTACGCGAACCTACGCGGCTACGACCCACAGGAACCGATCTCCTCCGCACAGGTGCTGGAACGGTTCCTGCGGGCTCTCGCGGTGCCCGCCGCGGCCATACCGACCGATCCCGAGGCCCTGGAGTCGACCTACCGGTCCATGGTGGCCGGGCGGCGCATGCTGATCCTGCTCGACAATGCCTCACGCGCGGCGCAGGTCCGCCCGCTTCTGCCCGGTGCTCCCGGGTGTCTCGTCGTCGTGACGAGTCGCCACCGCCTGTCGGGACTCGGAGTGCGTGAGGGGGCCCGGCACCTGACCCTGGACGTCCTGGCGGAGCACGATGCCGTCGAGCTTCTGCGTGCAGTCACCGGGGACTATCGCAGCGGGGACGATCCGTCCGAGCTTGCTCAGCTGGCCCGGCTCTGTGCCTGTCTGCCCCTGGCCCTGCGCATCGCGGCCGAACGGGCGGCCGGCCGGCCGCGCATGCTGCTGGACGGCCTGATCCAGGACCTGCGGGACGAATCCGGGCTGTGGGACGCCTTGTCCAGCGAGGACGAGGAGGAGTCGGAGGCGGTTCGCTCGGTCTTCGCCTGGTCCTACCGCGCACTTCCCGCCGACTCGGCGAGGCTGTTCCGCATGCTCGGCCTCCATCCCACTGGTGAGTTCAGCACGTCGGCTGCCGCAGCCCTCCTCGGGAGCAGCATTCGTCACACGCGCCGTTCGCTGGACGGGCTGCTCGCGACCCACATGGTCGAGCAGACTGCCCCTGACCGCTTCAGGTTCCACGACCTCCTGCGTGCCTACGCGATCGACCAGGCGAAGCACGAGCAGGAGGCGGAGGAGAGTGAGCGAGCGATCCGTCGTGTCGTGGCCTGGTACCTGCACACGGCCGACGCGGCGCAGGAACGCACCGCTCCTCACGAGCCGCGGGTCCGGCTCGCCCGCCTCGAACCCGATGTGGAGCCCGGGGCGTTCCAAGGCGAGACCGAGGCGATGCTGTGGTTCGAGACGGAACGCGACAACCTCGTGGCCGCCACTCGCACGGCGACTGTCATCGGCCTGGACGAGGTTGCTTGGCAGCTCCCGGTCGTCCTTCGTGCCTTCTACATGGTGCGTAATCCTTTCCAGGAGTGGTTCGCCACCTCTCGCCTGGGCCTGGCCGCTGCGCGCCGCTGCGGCGACCGCCACGCGCAGGCGGAGCTGCACGAGAGTCTGGGCATGGCGTACACCCAGTCCAGCCGGCTCGACCGGGCCGCTGAGCAGTACCGGACCGCTCTGGAACTCCGTCGTGAGCTCGGTGACCCCGGCGGCGAGGCACTGACCCTCAATGGGCTGGGCTTCCTCTCCCTGCGCCAACGCCGCCTGTTGGAGGCGCGTGACGCCTTCACGCATGCCCGCGCGCTGTTCCGGTCGCTCGATGACGCCTACTGGGAACCACGGGCGGCGGTGAATCTGGCCGAGGCCCATCTGGATCTCGAGGCCCTGGCCGAAGCTGAGCCGCTGATCCGATTCGGCCTGGAGACGTTCCGCGACCGGGCCGACCGTTGGGCCGAGGGGAACGCGTTGTGCCTCCTGAGCAGGCTCCAGCTCGGCCGAGCACAGGCGGACGAGGCTGTGGCGAGCGCGCAGCGCGCTGTCGACCTCGCCGCTGAGCTCGGCAGTGCCGTGGCGGAGGGCCATTGGCTGACCCAGCTCGGGCATGCCCAACGCGCCGCCGACCGTCCGGACGGCGCCCTCGTCTCCTACCAGCGTGCCGCCGTCCTCCAGCGGCGGCTCGGGGACCGCAGCCGCGAGGCACTGGCTTGGGACGGGACCGGCCTGGCCTACCTCGCGCTGGGCCGGGCCCGGGAAGCGGGTGAGTTCCACCGCAGCGCGCTCGCGGCGCACCGTGACCTGGGTGACCACTGGCAGTGGGCGGTCTCCCTGTGCCACCTGGCCGACGCCTTGGAGCACGATGAAGTGCCGTCGGTCGTGCGGCAGTACCGCCAAGAGGCGCTGACCCTGCTCGACGATTTCACCGACCCGAGTGCGCGACGACTGCGCGAGCAGTTGACGAGCCGTCTGGGAGGGGCAGTCTGA
- a CDS encoding formyltransferase family protein produces the protein MSYGPEGFADLHAPTVAAGHDPVAYVCAASTAGGTVGEILARLPPGPDLLVPHRAAGLAQALTGYRPDLVICNGFPWKLPPEVLRVPRLGVLNVHPSLLPRHRGPMPVHWAVRHGDPETGVTVHWMDETFDTGRILAQRGGVALPDDLNGDLVFAQIRALSRELLSEALELAASGHVGTVQGVENAGHEGVMGPQDAVIDWSANRRDIHNLVRAFRFGLFPLPGPLTVVDGHWAAVLRSRSEPGEGVRKECADGPLWITEWVPVPARGAWLPAG, from the coding sequence ATGTCCTACGGCCCGGAGGGATTCGCCGATCTCCACGCCCCGACCGTCGCAGCAGGCCACGATCCGGTCGCCTACGTCTGCGCCGCGTCGACCGCAGGAGGAACGGTCGGCGAGATCCTGGCGCGACTTCCCCCGGGCCCTGACCTGCTGGTCCCACACCGTGCAGCCGGCCTGGCTCAGGCCTTGACGGGATACCGACCGGATCTGGTGATCTGCAACGGGTTTCCGTGGAAGCTGCCGCCGGAGGTCCTGCGCGTCCCTCGCCTCGGCGTACTGAACGTCCACCCGTCCCTGCTGCCACGCCATCGGGGCCCGATGCCCGTCCACTGGGCCGTCCGGCACGGTGATCCGGAGACCGGTGTCACGGTCCACTGGATGGACGAGACCTTCGACACCGGACGCATCCTCGCCCAGCGGGGAGGCGTCGCGCTACCGGACGACCTGAACGGCGACCTGGTCTTCGCACAGATCCGCGCGCTGTCCCGCGAGCTGCTGTCAGAGGCACTGGAACTGGCCGCGAGCGGCCATGTCGGCACCGTCCAGGGCGTGGAGAATGCCGGCCACGAGGGGGTGATGGGCCCACAGGACGCGGTCATCGACTGGTCGGCGAACCGCAGGGACATCCACAACCTCGTCCGCGCCTTCCGGTTCGGGCTGTTCCCCCTGCCCGGGCCCCTCACTGTCGTGGACGGCCACTGGGCGGCCGTCCTGCGATCCCGCAGCGAGCCCGGCGAGGGAGTTCGCAAGGAGTGCGCGGACGGACCTCTGTGGATCACGGAGTGGGTCCCCGTTCCGGCACGGGGAGCCTGGCTGCCCGCCGGTTGA
- a CDS encoding DUF262 domain-containing protein — protein MRAQEITFLKLVQGDKQFQVPLYQRTYSWGRDQLQRLWDDVSELVEQHIGAEKPAPHFLGSVVLAPGHIQAGGVQRWLVVDGQQRLTTLMLAFTALRDHYKSSPNDRAADRVHRQILVNEFHEDLDHYRLLPTQADRDAYTACVESSPKAGGADNIGLAYRFFLGALAQGEGEHGAAWTAAVETVLKDLLSIVEITAQDGDNVYRIFESINNTGVGLSQSDLLRNYVFSLLPKRGERVYRELWLPMQQQLGPKNLELLVWLDLVVRGHNKAKQSEIYREQQKRLDVFKDDEEALQQEIALLAERGGRLLRILEPEREGSGALRVALERLGAWGGQTHYPLALHLLDLVDTGRATAAEAAEALGYVESYLVRRMICQVPTNNLNRIFMDAPRELETDRSPAEAAHRLLSGRRRKWPSDEDLREAVRSKPFYWSGRSGQRFHVLRRLEESHAASEPVDFEKAALSVEHVLPQRPSQTWFDLLGEETDDGQSPQELHDLLVHTLGNLTLSGENSKLSNHPFERKQQILDSSALRMNQEIAAAERWGRAEILARADRLAQRACELWPAPLGAVKTVGDEWPGWAELHAALVVMPSGTWTSYGDVAELIGLHAVGIGNHLATKAGVIGAYRVLNSDGRVSPGFRWLDDDRTETPQEILEQEGVPFDKAGRAHRSRRLTAPELATLLGRDMPADTANDPLPDTENGAAAERFCAQLSENQSESVADEVLAALRFWGRQGGHLEYGRAEETSCFPMLDAGTGSQPHLLWPLAVYPVTGTAEVVFQYLKDRSPFDDVELRRELLSLLNEIDGIELAEAKLDLRPSFPLQVFAEHGEEICAVLEWFVHTVALDLARRT, from the coding sequence ATGCGCGCGCAGGAGATCACGTTCCTCAAACTGGTCCAGGGGGACAAGCAGTTCCAGGTACCGCTCTACCAGCGGACCTACAGCTGGGGACGCGACCAGCTGCAGCGCCTGTGGGACGACGTGTCCGAGCTGGTGGAGCAGCACATCGGCGCGGAGAAGCCGGCGCCGCACTTCCTCGGTTCCGTCGTCCTCGCCCCCGGCCACATCCAGGCCGGCGGTGTCCAGCGCTGGCTGGTGGTCGACGGCCAGCAACGGCTCACCACCCTGATGCTCGCGTTCACCGCTCTGCGCGACCACTACAAGAGCAGCCCGAACGACCGCGCCGCCGACCGGGTCCACCGGCAGATCCTGGTCAACGAGTTCCACGAGGATCTCGACCACTACCGTCTGCTGCCCACCCAGGCCGACCGGGACGCGTACACCGCGTGCGTGGAGTCCTCTCCGAAGGCCGGCGGGGCGGACAACATCGGTCTCGCCTACCGGTTCTTCCTCGGCGCACTCGCCCAGGGAGAGGGGGAACACGGCGCCGCGTGGACCGCTGCGGTCGAGACCGTCCTCAAGGATCTGCTCTCGATCGTCGAGATCACCGCCCAGGACGGCGACAACGTCTACCGGATCTTCGAGTCGATCAACAACACCGGTGTCGGCCTCAGCCAGAGCGACCTGCTGCGCAACTACGTGTTCAGCCTGCTTCCCAAGCGGGGCGAGCGGGTCTACCGGGAACTCTGGCTGCCGATGCAGCAGCAGCTCGGCCCGAAGAACCTCGAACTCCTGGTCTGGCTGGACTTGGTGGTACGCGGGCACAACAAGGCCAAGCAGAGCGAGATCTACCGCGAACAGCAGAAGCGGCTGGACGTCTTCAAGGACGACGAGGAGGCGTTGCAGCAGGAGATCGCCCTGCTCGCCGAGCGCGGTGGGCGACTGCTGCGCATCCTGGAGCCCGAGCGGGAGGGCTCGGGTGCACTGCGCGTCGCACTGGAGCGGTTGGGGGCCTGGGGCGGGCAGACCCACTACCCGCTCGCGCTCCACCTGTTGGACCTCGTCGACACCGGCCGTGCGACGGCCGCGGAGGCGGCAGAGGCACTGGGCTACGTCGAGTCGTACCTGGTCCGCCGGATGATCTGCCAGGTCCCGACGAACAATCTGAACCGCATCTTCATGGACGCCCCCAGGGAACTGGAGACGGACCGCTCCCCCGCCGAGGCCGCGCACCGGCTGCTGTCGGGCCGACGCCGCAAGTGGCCGTCCGACGAGGACCTGCGCGAGGCCGTCCGCAGCAAGCCGTTCTACTGGAGCGGTCGGTCCGGCCAGCGCTTCCACGTCCTGCGCCGACTGGAGGAGAGCCACGCGGCCAGCGAACCGGTGGACTTCGAGAAGGCAGCCCTGTCGGTGGAACACGTGCTGCCGCAGCGCCCGTCGCAGACGTGGTTCGACCTGCTCGGGGAGGAGACGGACGACGGCCAGAGCCCGCAGGAACTGCACGACCTACTGGTGCACACCCTCGGCAACCTGACACTGTCCGGTGAGAACTCCAAGCTCTCCAACCACCCGTTCGAGCGGAAGCAGCAGATCCTCGATTCGAGTGCGCTGCGGATGAACCAGGAGATCGCCGCCGCCGAGCGCTGGGGCAGGGCTGAGATCCTGGCCCGCGCCGACCGGCTGGCCCAGCGGGCGTGCGAACTGTGGCCGGCACCTCTCGGTGCGGTGAAGACGGTCGGTGACGAGTGGCCGGGGTGGGCGGAACTCCACGCGGCCCTCGTCGTCATGCCCAGCGGCACCTGGACCTCGTACGGTGATGTCGCCGAACTGATCGGCCTCCATGCGGTGGGGATCGGGAACCATCTGGCCACTAAGGCCGGGGTGATCGGCGCCTACCGGGTGCTGAACTCGGACGGCCGGGTCTCCCCCGGCTTCCGCTGGCTCGACGACGACCGGACGGAGACCCCGCAGGAGATCCTGGAGCAGGAGGGCGTCCCCTTCGACAAGGCAGGCCGTGCCCACCGCTCCCGCCGCCTGACCGCACCGGAACTGGCCACCCTGCTAGGCCGGGACATGCCGGCGGACACCGCGAACGACCCGCTGCCGGACACCGAGAACGGCGCGGCGGCCGAGCGCTTCTGCGCCCAGCTGTCCGAGAACCAGAGCGAGTCGGTGGCGGACGAGGTCCTGGCGGCGTTGCGGTTCTGGGGACGCCAGGGCGGGCACCTGGAGTACGGGCGCGCGGAGGAGACCAGTTGCTTCCCGATGCTGGACGCCGGGACGGGCTCGCAGCCGCACTTGCTGTGGCCACTGGCCGTCTACCCGGTGACGGGAACGGCGGAGGTGGTCTTCCAGTACCTGAAGGACCGCAGCCCGTTCGACGACGTCGAGCTTCGACGGGAGCTGTTGAGCCTTCTGAACGAGATCGACGGGATCGAGCTGGCCGAGGCGAAGTTGGACCTCCGTCCGTCGTTCCCGCTCCAGGTCTTCGCGGAGCACGGCGAGGAGATCTGCGCGGTGCTGGAGTGGTTCGTCCACACGGTCGCCTTGGACCTAGCCCGACGAACCTGA
- a CDS encoding DUF6879 family protein, whose translation MRDLLADVPGDRLLLDEYRKDFRQRDFAVDGYDSWKLERRQDFQEPDDDSWRAYSAGDRGRALELLEGRRGELLQLSRLAAYHACRLLRVRVVEFPLTPYLAWELQFLRLRAECGELIRVVGPEAVASYEQDGPLPELVTLGPDTVYDISYDASGLLDGATRHLDTAVRDSVAGFIAHLYDQGEDIGAFMAREVDQIPVEH comes from the coding sequence ATGCGTGACCTCCTGGCCGACGTGCCGGGAGACCGACTCCTGCTCGACGAGTACCGGAAGGACTTCCGGCAGCGGGATTTCGCGGTCGACGGCTACGATTCATGGAAGCTGGAACGCCGACAGGATTTCCAGGAGCCCGATGACGACAGTTGGCGTGCGTATTCTGCGGGCGATCGGGGGCGCGCGCTGGAGCTGCTCGAAGGCAGACGTGGCGAACTGCTCCAGCTCTCCCGTCTGGCTGCCTACCATGCCTGTCGGCTGTTGCGTGTGCGCGTCGTGGAGTTCCCGCTCACTCCTTATCTCGCATGGGAACTGCAGTTTTTGCGATTGCGGGCCGAGTGCGGTGAGCTGATTCGGGTGGTCGGCCCCGAGGCCGTCGCCTCGTACGAACAGGACGGTCCGCTACCGGAGCTCGTCACTCTGGGCCCGGACACCGTCTATGACATCTCGTACGATGCGAGCGGTCTCCTCGACGGCGCGACACGCCACTTGGACACTGCCGTCAGGGACAGCGTCGCCGGGTTCATCGCGCACCTGTACGACCAGGGCGAGGACATCGGTGCCTTCATGGCCCGCGAGGTGGACCAAATCCCGGTGGAGCACTGA